Part of the Vigna angularis cultivar LongXiaoDou No.4 chromosome 1, ASM1680809v1, whole genome shotgun sequence genome, TTTCTTTCCTACACAGAGGTTTGGTTGTTAAGATTTGCTTggataatattattattttggttcTCATATATAAGCGAGGAGAGAGAAACGTATGTTATTTTTCACGAACAGAGGGAGGGAGAATTCCTTAGTTTATTTTGGTGCGTTGCATGCAGAAGTAAGGGTTTGGTCTTAggttttaaacaaacaaataaattaaaataataaaaaaaaaacacaaagtgTTATTTGAGAGAGGTATTTAAGTAGGTTTAGGGTAAAAACAGTAGGGGAGGATACCCACTGCAGCCGTGAGAGAAAAAGCACCAAGAAGATCATAGTTGGAAGCAGCCGTGTGATGGTGGAGGGTTTTTGCACGAGAATGGGCAAATTTGCCTCTTATATTACCAAAATAGGCAAAGTCAAACAAATTTACGTAAATGGGGAAGTCGTGGGGGGCCCaaacgacttcaaatgaagaagtcgtgccccctgcacgacttcacactgtagATTACTACAATgctgaagtcgtgcaccccaaaaacgacttcaaaggactataatcgattacagtgtgctggtaatcgattacaacgtGTTGAAATCGTGGTAACCCAGCACGACTTCAAGTTAAATGGGAAAAAAcgcactggtaatcgattacggcaggtgtgtaatcgattaccaggttgTTTTTGGTGGAAGATTTACactggtaagcgattacagggtcgtggtaatcgattaccagtgtgttttttattggtttatgaaattttgtattGTAATTGTGGTGgatattttgaagtttattaaGTGTGTTGATATGAAGTTGTGTAAGCACGCATCGTTGTTGATTACATTGTGATTTATTGTTTTGTATAGGAAGAGTATATcatttgatttaataaaaataagagaatatgataatatgaaaagaCAAAGTATTTTATTCAATGAAAAGTGCATTACATAAAGAAGAACAacctaaaatgaaaataaaatgaaagtacAAATTGAAAGGCATCTAGGAAGATGATCCACCGTGTGGACCAAAATGACGACGCAGATACTGGATGTCGTGCTCCACATTTTCAACTCTAGCATCAATAGTATCGAATCGGTCACCCATATTGAGCTCCAATTGTTCAAATCTTGCATTCATCGTTTCATTAAGTGTATTGAAGTTGTCGCCAACAAATATTCGGAGATCGTTTATCCCCGTCATGACTTCATCAAATCGACTAcgaggaggtggtggtggtggtatGAATAGTTGGGGAGGTGTGTTACGCGGAGGTTCAGGTGGAGGAGAATTTCTATGCACCCATCTGTTGTCAGCATTTCGGATGAGTCCAAATGATTGTATGACTGCTCCTGATATCATCCAATGCCTAGTTGGTGGGACCGATATTTCATCCTCCAGTGGAACTTGAAAATGTTCCAAGATGCGGGTGACCAATGTTGGATATGGAAGTGGAGCACCGTCCCTCAAACCCTTCTTCATCCTATGTCGGATTAGATGGGTCCAGTTGATCTGCTTTGCCGTCATTATAACCCACATAATCAGAATATCTTCCTCGGTTGCCTGTGCAAAGTTAGAAACACGAGGAAACAAAACATGACATATAGTATAATGTAAGACTCTAGCCTCAACTGTCATATTCCCGGCTAGAAATCTAGTGGTGGGGCGATTGTGTGGCAAACAAAATAATTGTCTGGCTGGGTTCATATTAAAATCATTGGCCCAATCCTCACATAATTTCCCTTCAAAGGGCAACCCAACCGAGGGAAGATTGGCTATAGCAGCGAAAATGCTGGGTTTGATAATAATTTGGACATTGTTGACCTCACTTTTCATTGTGCCATTTTCAGAAAATTTTAGGTTACTATAAAATAGACGCACCAAATGAGGATTATATGGACTAAAATCGCAGCAAAATTCATCCAATCCCAAATTTTTTAGCAtcccaaaaaattcaaaatcatggGTCTCAAAATACTGCTCATCTAGATATTTTGGCTCAATGATTGGGCGGTCTTTGTACAGTGACAAATACCTTTGGGCTTGTGCAGGAGTTGAAAACTGAACATTGTGGTGTTGAGCGGTGGGTGACGGCGGTGGTGAGGGTGGCGGAGAGTTTTGTGGCGGTGAAGGTTGATGGCGGCGACGTCCCCCACCTGTAGAAGATGCTCCCCTTACTCTTTGCCTTTTCGAAGATTCCGCCATTTGAAAATCCAATCGGTGCAAAGTGAAGAGAATTGAAAGGGGAGTGGAGTTATGGTGTTTTAGAGTGAAAAAGGTGGAAGATTTGGTGATTTTTGGAGGTTGGAGAGGGTGGAAGAACCCTTGGTGGCGCTGCAGCTCGAGTGGTAGGGGTGGATGTGcgtgaggagagagaaaaagttgaatataTAGAGTAGGGTTCGTcgcgtaatcgattacaggttttatgtaatcgattacacgaTCCcattggtaatcgattacgaaaaccatgtaatcgattaccccTCAGTCTGGTAAGGCCCACTATGCAAAATCCTGTAACTCCTATCATGGTAatgtggtaatcgattaccgacagcatgtaatcgattaccagtgtggCTGGTTACACCTAGTTGAAAAAATCCTACAACTTCTAACACTGGTggactggtaatcgattacggaAGACCTGTAAGCGATTACCAGTGATTCTTGTGTGTGGAATTAGATAATTTTTGACCTGTTACGTTAAATTAGTTATTGAATGCATTATGTATTAAAATTGGTTTGCATACAAAAGTGGTGTTGAATAAGGTAATATGACGATAATAgtttatgatgataaaattgtttttaattactTGAAGAGAAGTAaacaaattacatatttataaataaagaaggCAAGCATTCTATCTATGTCCTCCAGTTCCACACGGTGGTCGTCGTCGATGTCGTTGGGCTTGCCTTTGTGATCGTTGTTGAGGTGTGGGATCGTGCGTTGGTTGGTCTTCATCCGTTGGATCACTTTCATTGCACTGTTGAAGGCTTTGATAGTCAAATGTCGGTCGATAGACGTTATGCGAGGATGAAGGGTGTACGTATGAAGATGGTGGAGTCATTGTGGTGGTTCCAAAATAATTGGATGGACCTCCGCTGAACGGTGTGGATGGTGGAAAGGCGAAATAACCACTCTCAACCCCAGGAGGTGTTGGTGTCGGTGGAATGTTTTGTTGAAACCTTGAATTTACAGCTGGATGTTGATAGTTGCCATGGTCAGAGGCAGACCTTTGTGGATCATGATATGAAGAAGATGCACGGTGTTGAGATGGCGGGTGGAAGTGTTCCTCGTGGTCCATGTCATACTACGAAACACAATTTCTAAAAGTTAATAACACAAGATATGAACACTATAATAATTCTTTTTGAGGAAATATTGGACTACCTCAGAGTCCGTTGAATCTTCTATTAAACCAATGTACCGGATGGTATGAGTTATATACCACTGCATATACTCCGATTCATCTCGCAAGTGACCATTTTTCTGAAAAGGTATCCCGTTGAACACACGATTATGCCGGTGATTCCACAATCCAATCCACTGGTGATGGTGTTCATGCCAATTCCAATCAGCGCGTCCTCTCATATCCAATTTATGTTCCTCATCTAGATTCATTGGTGGATGAGGAACATTTTGTCTAAAACCAAACTGTCGCATGACCCGGTCGGATTGTTGGTATTCTACCACAGAGAAACATATAAGTGGCACAAGTGCCCGACATGTCGGTGACACTTCTACTTGAATGAGATGTGAAATTTCAGCACGTCTGTACGGTGTCCATAGGAACTGCATGATAAGAAGTTTTTGGTTTAGGGTATACTAATTAAGCCATCAATTGtacaaaaattttatatcaCAAAATTTGTTATGTATTTCAAAAATACCTGTCAAGGTGATAAGTCGTCTATTTTCTGGCGAAATTGTTTAACAGTTGTAGTGTCCTGGAAAGCAGACTGTGTTGTGCGACACCATCTTTTCACAAGTGGAAAAACTGCACCAGAAGATATCTCGTGTTCTGTGATTTCAAGTAATTCTGGTGAAAGACATGTTATTCTTTCCCATGCCCAGCACTGTAACAAGATCATGCACCCTCCGATATTGTCTTGGTCAGCCCTAGTCCCGTGATCAAGGGCACGATACAAGCAGGAGAGCGTGGCTGATCCCCAGCTATACTGTGAAACGTTTTGCAGGTCGGCCAATAGGGGAAGATACATCAAATGCACCATGCTTGCAGATGTATCTAGCATCATCACACTGCCAATTATTATCAACATATACGCCCTAGCGTATTGTTCAATAATCTGTTCCGTTGCACGATGAGGCAATTGCCGGAAAGTGTTATTCAACCATGACAACTTGATTTTGTTTCCCCTGACACAATTCTCAGGTGGAACATCTCCTAGTAGTTGATGACAAAATACCGTTAGGGGACCAGAACTGATGCCAGTCACCACCTGTCCTTCAATAGTAAGCCCTAGTTGTAATGCAACGTCTTCCAATGTAATTGTAGTTTCACCATGAGGGAAGTGGAAAGTATGAGTCTTCACTCTCCACCTTTCAACCAAAGCAGTAACAAGGTTGTGACTTATCTCCATACTTGAAGCTTGTAAAATATGGATAAAACCTGCTCCAtgtaaaatattctttattctttcatcaatttcgtGGACATGCTTTGCTAACCAAATTGCATGTCTTCGAGGGCAAATGACTCTTTCATTGCCTTCCCAAATAGACTTGACGATGTGTTTATCTTGTAGACGTAAAAGGGACATATCAACGGGAAGTTGACGGGCATAAGCCATAATAATTTTGTGGGTGAGAGTGGGTTATTGAACCTTTGACAAAGGAGAAGTCTTTTTGGTTTTCCAACTCAGATTTGGTATTGGTAGACTACAGGGATATGGAAGCATAGACCATGCTTAAGGGGTTTGGGTCTTGAAACTGAGAGGACGTTGGGAGAAATGAAATGCACCCTCTACTAATTTAAGTAGAGGAATTGATTCCCAACACTATTCAAAGTCACgggagaaagaagaaggaaatgaCAATTGATAATAAGTGCCCTCAGAGATTCTTCAACATGCAAAAAAACAAGACATGCATGTGAAAAAGTACAAGTACAACTGAAGGTCAGCCAAAATTAAATGTAGACATGCAAATGAATAGGAAAGTTGGTAGGCATAGTTCAATACTATTATTGGTGTTCAGAGCAAAATGTGAAGCATGCATGTGTCCCCTTTCTTCTCCCACGTAGCCCAATGCAtccataaatataatttacatatttataataaattttcatgactgtaaaaaaaaaattagaatagggatttaaaaaaaaataaaagtcttGTAGGGGGTACACGACTTCACCTATTGAAGTCGTGCCACCCCCTAActtccctttttttattttttttaaatccctattctaatttttttttattcctttttcttattttttttaattccttttttttaaaacatccTGTAtgtctatttataatttaattaatttacaaactattttattgttattgtttaatgtatttataatgtattttatgaATCACTGGTGTAGGGAAGCTATCAAAGTAACAGTGCTTATACGAAAGGAATAGATGTTATAGTATTCGTACCTTCTAATTACATCAAAGTCTATGTCTAGATCACAGTGTGCAGTGCTAAATTCACAGTCCAGCAAATATTGTTCACTACTTTCAATTTTACATCATAACACACGCTCATGCTTGTGATACGCTATATAAGAAGTCTATCTTCACATTCACTCTCCACGCCCAAAACCTCTTCCACTACAGCTTGCTAACCAAAGTCTTCCGAATATTTCGTAAAAAATGGCATCATGGAACTTGCCATCATCTTCATCGTCGCAACTCATTGATGAAGAACCATTAATATTGGATAACGTTGATGACTTCAGCACGGATGATGAATTAGACAACATAATCGAAGATGACAACAACAACGACGGCCACATAGCACAATCATCTGCACAAGTAATTCCAGAGTTGATTCAAGGTATGCAGTTCCAGTCAAAGGAGGAAACTATTCTTGCATTCAAACATTATCACATAACAAACGGTTACAAATACATCGTCGTTGAGTCCAAACCCAACATTTATGTTATTCGTTGTCTGGAATATCACAACGGTTGTCAATGGCGTCTTAGGGCAGCTTATAGCAAAGTCCGTAAATATTGGGAAATCAAAAATATAGACGGACAACATTCGTGTTTGTCAACAATACTATCTCAAGATCATACGAATCTTGATAGTACTCACATTGCCACGATCATCTCCAATTCAATCCGGACAAACCCATCCATTCCTGTCAAGAGTTTGATTGCCGATATTAAGGGTCGATTCGGATATTCGGTGTCGTACAGAAAAGCTTGGATCGCTAAACAGAAGGCTCTTGCTATGGAGTTTGGAGACTGGGAGGACTCTTATAACCACATGCCGAGGTGGTTGCATGCCGTCAAGGAAGCAAACCCAGGTACAATTTTACAATGCACTGGTTCTCCTGCGAATATTGATGGAGATACCGACGATAATTGCTATATTATGGAAAGAGTTTTCTGGTCTTTCGGTCCTTGCATAGAAGGATTCAAGTACTGTAAACCCATTCTCCAAGTTGATGGCACATTTCTCACGGGTAAATATCATGGAACTTTGCTAACCGCCATAGGTCAAGATGGCAATAGAAATATTTTCCCCCTGGCCTTTGCCATTGTAGAAGGTGAGACAAAGGAGGCCTTGATATGGTTCTTTCAACTGCTTCGAGAACATATTTGtcatcaacaaaatatttgcatCATCACTGACAGAGGAAAGGGTATATTGTCCGCCTTAAGATCTGATGAAGTTGGTTGGGAATAAGATGGTTTGAACTCTGTTTATTGCATACGTCATCTAGCATCCAACTTCAACACCAAATTCAAAAATCACGACCtaaaaaaacaattcatcaatTTAGGTACTCATACAAAAATTCTTCTAAcacttatatacttttataattttgttaacattattattctttaatttattttttttattaccttATTACAGCTTACGAGGTGAAGCAACCAACTGTCACAACAAAACTTGCTGCTTTGAGAAACCAATACCCACAACAAGTTCAATGGATAGATAAAATTCCATTACAAAAGTGGTCTCAGGCTTTTGATGGAGGGAGAAGATATGGACATATGACGACTAATCTTGCTGAGTGCACCAACTCCATTTTAAAGGGAGCATGTTCATTACCAATATGTGCTCTCATCAGAACAACATTTGAGAGGACACAATCATGGTTTGTTGAACGCGGATTAAAGGCGAACTCTATGATACAAGCAGGACACCAATATCCTGAACAGATCGCCGACATCATTAggaaaaatcaacaacaatACGCATATTGTCATGTTCATCGCTACAATCGTGAAAAttctgaatttgatgttcaagaAATTTCAACACCTCACCACTACCGCCCAGTTCCACTTTCGTACAAGGTCAGTCTAAATGAATGGTGGTGTGATTGTGGACACTTCCAAGCTACTCGTCTCCCATGTCATCATGTCATTGTTGTTTGTGCATTTT contains:
- the LOC108328493 gene encoding protein MAIN-LIKE 1-like, whose amino-acid sequence is MAYARQLPVDMSLLRLQDKHIVKSIWEGNERVICPRRHAIWLAKHVHEIDERIKNILHGAGFIHILQASSMEISHNLVTALVERWRVKTHTFHFPHGETTITLEDVALQLGLTIEGQVVTGISSGPLTVFCHQLLGDVPPENCVRGNKIKLSWLNNTFRQLPHRATEQIIEQYARAYMLIIIGSVMMLDTSASMVHLMYLPLLADLQNVSQYSWGSATLSCLYRALDHGTRADQDNIGGCMILLQCWAWERITCLSPELLEITEHEISSGAVFPLVKRWCRTTQSAFQDTTTVKQFRQKIDDLSP
- the LOC108328482 gene encoding uncharacterized protein LOC108328482, which codes for MASWNLPSSSSSQLIDEEPLILDNVDDFSTDDELDNIIEDDNNNDGHIAQSSAQVIPELIQGMQFQSKEETILAFKHYHITNGYKYIVVESKPNIYVIRCLEYHNGCQWRLRAAYSKVRKYWEIKNIDGQHSCLSTILSQDHTNLDSTHIATIISNSIRTNPSIPVKSLIADIKGRFGYSVSYRKAWIAKQKALAMEFGDWEDSYNHMPRWLHAVKEANPGTILQCTGSPANIDGDTDDNCYIMERVFWSFGPCIEGFKYCKPILQVDGTFLTGKYHGTLLTAIGQDGNRNIFPLAFAIVEAYEVKQPTVTTKLAALRNQYPQQVQWIDKIPLQKWSQAFDGGRRYGHMTTNLAECTNSILKGACSLPICALIRTTFERTQSWFVERGLKANSMIQAGHQYPEQIADIIRKNQQQYAYCHVHRYNRENSEFDVQEISTPHHYRPVPLSYKVSLNEWWCDCGHFQATRLPCHHVIVVCAFSHIPLTQVIDPIYSLHNIFKAYEVQFHPIQNEDYWSLYTGPNFIPDPKMRRKASGRPSTNRLHNEMDQSNPDKPKKCSYCRNEGHHRGNCPFRQ